Genomic window (Pseudomonas sp. L5B5):
GCGCAGCGATGCCTGGGTCGTGGAGGATGACTACGACAGTGAATTCAACTACCAGAACGCGCCCCTGGCGGCGCTCAAGTCCCTGGACCGCGACGACCGGGTGATCTACTGCGGCAGCTTCAACAAGACCTTGTTCGCCGGCCTGCGGGTGGGCTTCATGCTGGTACCCGAGGTCCTGCGGGGACGCTTGCTGGCCACCTTGCAGAGCACTGGGCGCTCGGTGGGGATCATCGAGCAGCTGGCCCTGGCCGACTACATCGCCAGTGGCGCCTTCCTGCGTTACTTGCGGGCTGCGCGCCAGGCCTACCAGGAACGCCGTGACGTGCTGCTGGCCATCCTGGCCCGGGAGGCCCCGGGCTGCTACAGCGTCAGCGGGCAGCAGGCCGGCCTGCATGTGCTCCTGCGGTTGCCGCCAGGCACTGACGAGGCCGGTTTTCGCCAGCGTGCCGCCGCGGCCGGGATCGTCCTGCAAGGGCTGGCCGAGCACTGCCAGCAAGTACGCCAGGGCCCGGCGGTGATCATCGGCTACGCGGCCCTGAGCCTGGCGCAGATCCGCTTCAGCGGCGCGCGCCTGGCGGCGCTGCTGGTGGCCGAGGCCGGGCGGCGCGAGGCAGGGCACTGATTGTCATGTTTGCGTCATATTCGCCCGCCATGCTCGGCACCCCGGCCCGAGGGCCTTCGTACCCCACAAGGACGTCATGATCATTGTCACCTCCGGCGCGGCCTACCTGGACATGGATGCCTACGCCGGCTGTATCGCCTACGCCGAGTGGCTCAATCTGTGCGGCCAGCCGGCCCGGGCCATGAGCAGCGCCCCGCTGAATGAAAGCATCCCGCAGCCACTGCGCCAGGGCCTCAAGGGGCTGGAGGCGCCCGGACCTGTCGGCAGCGACGCCGTATTCGTGCTGGTGGACGTTTCCAATCACCTGCACCTGGACCCGCTGGTGGAGCTTGCGCGGGTGGTGGAGGTCATCGATCACCATCCCGGCTTCGAAGCCTTCTGGGACGAGCGCCTGGGTCCGCGTGCGGACATCCGGCGGATCGGCGCCGCCTGCACCCAGGTCTACGAGCGCTGGCGCGACTCGGGGCTGCTGGCGCAGATGAGCCGCGACAGCGCGCAACTGCTGGCGGCGGGCATCCTCGACAACACCCTGAATTTCACGGCCGACATCTGTACCGAGGCCGACCGCCTGGCCTATGCCGCACTGGCCCGCCATGCCGGGCTGGACCGGCAGTGGCCCGGCCGCTACTTCGCGCAGTGCCAGCGGCAGATCGAGGCGCAGCTGGAGCAGGCCTTGCTCAAGGACCTGAAAGTACTTGAGCCCGACAGCAACCTGCCGCGACGCTTCGCCCAGCTGACGCTATGGAATGCCGCCGAGCTGCTGGAACAGCGCCGGCCGCTGATCGAAGAGGTGCTGGGGCAGTGGGGCGAGGACTGGCTGCTGAACCTGATCAGCCTCGGCGAGGGTCGCAGCTACTTGCTCAGCGGTGGCGTGGGCAGTGCGCAGCAACTGGATCGGCTGCTAGAGTGCCGCGCCGTCAATGGATTGCGCTGCCTGGAGCGGCCGATCCTGCGCAAGGAACTGCTGCGCCTGGGCCTGGCCTGGCGGGCACCCTCAAACCTGGAGTAACCATGGACCTGGATCAAGCATTGCAACGCGTGGTGGATGAGCGCAGTTTCCTGGCATTCGTCCAGGCCTTGAGTGCCGACCGGCGCCAGGCCACCGACTGGCAGAACGATTGCATCGAGGATTTCCTCGACAGCGCCCATGCCTGGGCCGAGGCCAGTGCCATGGGCGCCAGCCAGGGGCTGGCCGACGCTTCGCCGTGGAAGCGCTTCGCGGTGTTCCTGTACTGCGGCAAGATCTACGAGTGAGGGGCCCGCCTCGCGGCTAGTCGTCGAAACCGCTCTGTTCGTGAATCTCGTCCATCTTCAGTTCCAGGCGATAGGCCACGGCGATGAACAGTGCCTGGCACAGGCACAGGGTGGCGCTCAGCGAACGGAAGGCGAACGAGCTGCCCTCGTTGACCAGAAGCACGCTATTGGCGCGCTTGGCCAGGGGCGAGAGGGTGCTGTCGGTGATGATCAGGGTCTTGGCCTGGTGGTGCTGGGCAATGCGCAGGCAA
Coding sequences:
- a CDS encoding DHH family phosphoesterase — translated: MIIVTSGAAYLDMDAYAGCIAYAEWLNLCGQPARAMSSAPLNESIPQPLRQGLKGLEAPGPVGSDAVFVLVDVSNHLHLDPLVELARVVEVIDHHPGFEAFWDERLGPRADIRRIGAACTQVYERWRDSGLLAQMSRDSAQLLAAGILDNTLNFTADICTEADRLAYAALARHAGLDRQWPGRYFAQCQRQIEAQLEQALLKDLKVLEPDSNLPRRFAQLTLWNAAELLEQRRPLIEEVLGQWGEDWLLNLISLGEGRSYLLSGGVGSAQQLDRLLECRAVNGLRCLERPILRKELLRLGLAWRAPSNLE